One Sulfolobales archaeon DNA segment encodes these proteins:
- a CDS encoding SDR family NAD(P)-dependent oxidoreductase, whose protein sequence is MKVAIVTGASSGIGRDLAVLLARNGYSVALASRRVDALERVAEMIRSAGGSAEVFKADLSNLDDADRLVGSVVDKMGRLDLLVNNAGYGVYGPIDEVSAAEIHRIFTVNAISPAILISSAAGYMKRFGGGCIVNISTMAIYTPMPWLSLYNASKAALKTLTDTLRIELKPYGIRVIGVYPGYVDTEFHRNVVLTETSRKGGWSSGASRFAPVMRSDHVAREIVRRIMDPGFNGDIVIGLSYRFLKGLSQYFSWLIKRALERMYIANLEKLGLMGRKS, encoded by the coding sequence ATGAAGGTGGCTATTGTTACGGGGGCATCCTCTGGGATTGGGAGGGATCTCGCGGTACTTCTTGCTAGAAACGGATACTCAGTTGCACTTGCTTCTAGAAGGGTTGATGCGTTGGAAAGGGTTGCTGAGATGATAAGGAGCGCAGGGGGTTCTGCCGAGGTATTTAAAGCGGATCTCTCGAATTTAGATGATGCAGACAGACTTGTTGGGTCTGTTGTTGATAAGATGGGCAGGCTTGATCTATTGGTTAACAATGCTGGCTATGGTGTTTACGGGCCTATAGATGAGGTCTCCGCAGCAGAGATCCATAGGATCTTTACTGTAAATGCTATATCACCAGCTATACTGATTAGCAGTGCTGCGGGCTATATGAAGAGATTTGGTGGGGGATGTATTGTGAATATATCGACCATGGCTATCTATACCCCCATGCCATGGCTATCCCTCTATAACGCTTCGAAAGCGGCTCTGAAGACCCTAACGGATACGCTTAGAATAGAGCTGAAGCCATATGGGATAAGGGTTATAGGGGTTTACCCAGGCTATGTAGATACAGAGTTCCACAGGAATGTTGTGCTTACAGAGACGTCTAGGAAGGGTGGGTGGAGCTCTGGAGCCTCTAGATTCGCACCGGTTATGAGAAGCGATCATGTTGCTAGGGAGATTGTGAGGAGAATAATGGATCCAGGGTTTAACGGGGATATAGTGATAGGGCTTAGCTATAGATTTTTAAAGGGGCTCTCACAGTATTTCAGCTGGTTGATTAAAAGGGCTTTGGAGAGAATGTATATAGCTAACCTCGAGAAGCTAGGGTTGATGGGGAGGAAGAGCTGA
- a CDS encoding aldo/keto reductase, with product MIERRVFGWTGEKISPLILGSWEYGAPSIISEEQAVRIIKRAIELGINAIDTAESYGAGLSEKIIGRAIKGFRRDELFIITKVSYEHLRYDDVIKAAEASLKRLETSYIDLYLIHWPHHYIPLRETLKAMERLWSEGKIRYIGVSNFPLPMLRAAREYLSRTDIATNQVHYNMLYREVEKELLPYMLQENIALQAYDPLALGFLVGRKEIRDEYRWYRLARPEVIEAIQPLVNEVKAIASELGKTPAQVVLNWLLIKENVFPVFNTTKEEHLVDNIGSLGWRLSKEHLDRIDRVWASIKLESI from the coding sequence TTGATTGAGAGGAGGGTCTTTGGATGGACTGGAGAGAAGATATCACCCCTTATCCTTGGATCCTGGGAGTATGGAGCCCCATCGATAATCTCTGAGGAGCAGGCTGTGAGGATTATTAAAAGGGCTATTGAGCTGGGGATAAATGCTATCGATACCGCTGAGAGCTATGGTGCTGGTTTATCTGAGAAGATCATTGGGAGGGCTATCAAGGGTTTTAGGAGGGATGAGCTCTTCATAATAACAAAGGTCTCATATGAGCATCTGAGATACGACGATGTGATCAAGGCTGCCGAGGCAAGTTTGAAGAGGCTTGAGACAAGCTATATAGATCTCTACCTAATACACTGGCCACACCACTATATACCCCTTAGAGAGACTCTAAAGGCTATGGAGAGGCTTTGGAGCGAGGGGAAGATAAGATATATAGGTGTTAGCAACTTCCCACTACCAATGCTCAGGGCTGCTAGGGAATATCTATCGAGAACAGATATAGCTACTAACCAGGTTCACTATAACATGTTATATAGGGAGGTTGAGAAAGAGCTTCTACCATATATGCTTCAGGAGAACATAGCCCTCCAAGCCTACGACCCACTAGCCCTTGGATTCCTAGTCGGCAGAAAGGAGATTAGAGATGAGTATAGATGGTATAGACTAGCAAGGCCCGAGGTTATAGAGGCGATACAGCCCCTAGTGAACGAGGTGAAGGCGATAGCATCAGAGCTAGGAAAAACCCCGGCACAGGTTGTCCTCAACTGGCTCCTAATCAAGGAGAACGTCTTCCCAGTATTCAATACAACGAAGGAGGAGCATCTAGTGGATAACATAGGTAGCCTCGGCTGGAGGCTCTCGAAAGAACATCTAGATAGAATCGATAGGGTATGGGCATCGATAAAGCTAGAGAGTATATAG